The stretch of DNA CCAAAAATGGAATACATGCAGAAGCAACAGAAACAACCTGCTTAGGAATAACATCCATGTAGTCAATCTTATCAGGTTTAACTTCGACGTTATCTTCCTTAGAACGAGCCAAAATCAACTCTTCTTTAAATGAACCATCTGGATTAAGAGGCGTATTAGCTCCCGCAATGATGTAATTATCTTCAACATCAGCTGTTAAGTAATCAATCTTGTCAGTAACCTTGTGGGTCTTCCAAGAAACGCGACGGTAAGGTGTTTCAATAAAACCATACTTGTTAATTACAGCATAAGTTGCTAGCGAGTTAATCAAACCAATGTTTGGTCCTTCTGGCGTCTCAATTGGACACAAACGACCATATTGCGTATAGTGCACGTCACGAACTTCATAACCAGCACGGTCACGTGTCAAACCACCAGGCCCTAAAGCAGACATCCGCCGCTTATGTGTTAATTCACCTAGCGGGTTATGTTGATCCATAAACTGTGACAGTTGTGAGGAGCCAAAGAATTCCTTAATGCTGGCAACAATTGGTCGAATATTGATTAATTGTTGTGGGGTAACAGTTGAAGGATCTTGAATTGACATTCTTTCACGTACAACTCGTTCCATTCTGGCTAAACCAATTCTAAACTGGTTCTGCAGCAATTCACCAACCCGACGAATCCGCCGATTACCCAAGTGGTCAATGTCATCAATACTGCCAATACCATCTTGCAACAACAAGAAGTAATTAATTGAAGCCAAAACATCAGCTGGAGTTAAATACTTAGCATTTTTATCAATATGTCCGTTGGACATCATCTTCACAACGCGTTCAGGATTTTCTTTTGAGTAAACTTTGATTTCTTGAACGTTAATTGGATCTGGTAAAACACCTTCTTTAGATGGTTCATAAGTAACCATCTTAAAGTCGTCACGATCAAGGTACTTTTCCAAAGTATCCATTACTTCGTGAGTTACAACAGTACCCTTCTTAGCAATAATTTCACCAGTATCTGGGTCTGCCAATGTTTCTGCCAATGTTTGACCGTATAAACGATTCTTCAATGATAGTTTCTTGTTGACCTTATAACGACCAACTGGTGCCAAGTCATAACGACGTGGATCGAAGAAACGTGCATACAGCAATGAACGTGAAGAATCCGTAGTCTTCGGCTCACCTGGACGTAATCTTTCATAAACGTCCTTTAAAGCTTCAGCAACCCGTGAATCAGCTGGATTTTTATGAACATCCTTATCCAAAGTGAATTGTAAAGTATCACTTTGACCAAACATATCTAAAATATCGCTGTCTGAGCCAATTCCCATTGCTCTAATTAAAACAGTCAACGGCAGCTTACGCGTCCGGTCTACTCGAACATAAGAAACATTCTTGGCATCAGTTTCATATTCCAACCATGCACCACGATTAGGAATAACCGTGGTACCAAAAATTTGCCGACCATTCTTGTCATAATCACCTGAGTAATAAACACTTGGTGATCTAACTAACTGTGAAACGATAACTCTTTCAGCACCGTTAATAATAAATGAACCTGATTCTGTCATCAATGGCAAATCGCCAAAGAAAACGTCCTGGGTCTTAATTTCACCGGTTTTTTGGTTAGTTAATTTTAAAGTAACGTGCATTGGTGCTGAATAAGTCGCATCGTGATCACGTGCTTCATCAACAGTATACTTAGGCTTTTGCAGTTTATAGCCCATATATTCCAATGAAAGTTTACCCGAAAAGTCACTAATCGGCATAATGTCATCGAAGACTTCTTTAATACCTTCATCCAAAAACCACTTATATGATTCGGTTTGTACATCGGTCAAGTTAGGCAGTTTTAATACTTCTTTAATTCGTGAAAAACTACGTCTTGTTCGGTGTTTACCATAGTTCACTACGTGTCCATTTAACAAGGAGAAAACATCCTTTCTGTATAGAGAAAGCAAATATTACATTTCGTTTACAAATTCAAAAGGCTGAGAATTTAAGCATAAAAAAGACAAAAACAACCACGTCGTTTTTGTCTTTTATTATTCTGCTGGACAATATATCAGCAAAATTCTGAACTTCAGCCTTTTTAATCATACTCAAGAGTAACAAAATTCACTAAATATGTCAATTAGTTTAATTAATACCAACTAGTTCTGTGACCGCATTTTTTACAACCTCAAACTTCAAGCGATTGTGACTGCTGCCGATCTTTAACAAATCACCTTTTTGTAGGTCACCTTTAACTAGCATTGTCGCAATTTCATCTTCAATATCCGTTTGAATTGCCCTTCTTAATGGTCGTGCACCCATTTCTGGATTATAACCATCTTGAGCAATCTTATCTAAAGCTGCACGTGATAACTTAAGTGTAATCCACTGTTTCTGCAGACGCTTAACTAACTTTTGCGTTAATAACGTGACAATTTGCCGCAATTCAGTCTTGCCCAATTCATCAAAAATAATTGTTTCATCAATACGATTTAAAAATTCTGGACGGAAAAACTGTTTTAATGCTTGCTTAACTCGTTCACGTCGCATCTTAACTTGACTTGAATTATCTGCATTAAAGCCAACAGCCTTAGTTTCAAAGAGTGAACGTGACCCTAAGTTAGAGGTCATGATAATAATTGTGTTGCGAAAATCTATCTTCCGTCCCTTAGAATCCGTCAAAAAGCCATCATCTAAAACTTGCAGCAACAAGTTAAACACATCTGGATGAGCCTTTTCAACTTCATCAAGCAAAATAACTGAATAAGGATGCCGACGCACTTTTTCTGATAATTGACCGCCCTCATCGTAACCAACATAGCCTGGTGCTGAACCAATTAACTTACTGCTTGCAATCTGATCCATGTATTCAGACATATCAATGCGAATCAAATCATCTTCTGAACCAAACATTGTTGCGGCAATAGCCTTAGCTAATTCAGTCTTGCCAACACCAGTTGGCCCTAAGAACAAGAAGGACCCAATTGGCCGATTTTCATCTTTGATCCCACTGC from Lactobacillus sp. ESL0785 encodes:
- a CDS encoding DNA-directed RNA polymerase subunit beta; translation: MLNGHVVNYGKHRTRRSFSRIKEVLKLPNLTDVQTESYKWFLDEGIKEVFDDIMPISDFSGKLSLEYMGYKLQKPKYTVDEARDHDATYSAPMHVTLKLTNQKTGEIKTQDVFFGDLPLMTESGSFIINGAERVIVSQLVRSPSVYYSGDYDKNGRQIFGTTVIPNRGAWLEYETDAKNVSYVRVDRTRKLPLTVLIRAMGIGSDSDILDMFGQSDTLQFTLDKDVHKNPADSRVAEALKDVYERLRPGEPKTTDSSRSLLYARFFDPRRYDLAPVGRYKVNKKLSLKNRLYGQTLAETLADPDTGEIIAKKGTVVTHEVMDTLEKYLDRDDFKMVTYEPSKEGVLPDPINVQEIKVYSKENPERVVKMMSNGHIDKNAKYLTPADVLASINYFLLLQDGIGSIDDIDHLGNRRIRRVGELLQNQFRIGLARMERVVRERMSIQDPSTVTPQQLINIRPIVASIKEFFGSSQLSQFMDQHNPLGELTHKRRMSALGPGGLTRDRAGYEVRDVHYTQYGRLCPIETPEGPNIGLINSLATYAVINKYGFIETPYRRVSWKTHKVTDKIDYLTADVEDNYIIAGANTPLNPDGSFKEELILARSKEDNVEVKPDKIDYMDVIPKQVVSVASACIPFLENDDSNRALMGANQQRQAAPLINPHSSLVGTGMEYRAAHDSGAALIAKAAGKVEYVDANTIRIRRADSTLDEYVLEKYRRSNNSKSYNQTPNVKLGDEVVEGEVIANGPTMDHGELALGQNPVIAFMTWNMYNYEDAIMLSERLVKDDVYTSISIEDYESEARDTKLGPEEITRELPNVGEDALKDLDGQGIVRIGAEVHDGDILVGKVTPKGVTELSAEERLLHAIFGEKAREVRDTSLRVPHGGGGIVRDVKVYTREKGDELSPGVNTLVRVYIAQKRKIQVGDKMSGRHGNKGTVAAVVPQEDMPYLPDGTPVDICLNPMGVPSRMNIGQLLELHLGRAANNLGIHVATPVFDGASEDDVWDTVHKAGIDKDGKTVLYDGRTGEPFHNRVSVGIMHYLKLTHMVDDKIHARSIGPYSLVTQQPLGGKAQFGGQRFGEMEVWALEAYGAAYTLQEILTYKSDDVVGRVKAYEAIVKGERIPKPGVPESFRVLVKELQSLGLDIRVLDMDHKEIELRDMDDDSNEHLNIDTLSKMAEEQQKKKLAEETAKSDDEEKTAKESEKVETVDKSDDDNKISK